A single region of the Halorussus gelatinilyticus genome encodes:
- a CDS encoding DUF2240 family protein: protein MSLRSAVAAPFQQKGRESMPESEFVVALSLDRDWFSPDQAERLIDVATGQGLLDREDGEVVAAFDPSEVEIPEEFVPDESILQEQSTFEKLLDKVVSAGTDKQTAVAEINDLQGRLGVTIEAAAVVYARRRGVDAGAEAAEAREELKSQG from the coding sequence ATGAGTCTCCGAAGTGCCGTCGCCGCACCGTTCCAGCAGAAGGGCCGCGAGTCGATGCCCGAGAGCGAGTTCGTCGTCGCGCTGTCGCTGGACCGCGACTGGTTCTCGCCCGACCAAGCCGAACGGCTCATCGACGTGGCGACCGGACAGGGCCTGCTCGACCGCGAGGACGGCGAGGTCGTCGCGGCGTTCGACCCGAGCGAGGTCGAGATACCCGAGGAGTTCGTGCCCGACGAGTCGATTCTGCAGGAGCAGTCCACCTTCGAGAAGTTGCTCGACAAGGTGGTCTCGGCCGGGACCGACAAGCAGACCGCCGTGGCCGAAATCAACGACTTGCAGGGACGGCTCGGCGTGACCATCGAGGCCGCCGCGGTGGTCTACGCCCGGCGGCGCGGCGTGGACGCTGGCGCGGAGGCCGCCGAAGCGCGCGAGGAGTTGAAAAGCCAAGGCTGA
- a CDS encoding LamG domain-containing protein gives MDERRSTRRLFLQTSGVAAAVGLAGCSGMLGEDDDIQDTDGDGVIDSEDYAPRDSSVQRKEQVGGGDSTETTAETTTEETTEATTEETTTEATTEETTTEETTTEEQTTAEPTEGMVARDRLVSRWPFEVELRDAVGDNDAHAERGEPRFGTFDSRRGVRLDGNVGMMIEEGKNAELSIMSRKSGASSIGGWVYFDRSRGARDANGDGAKHHIFRKDAEYAISAVPASADTVEIRLNIMDQVAGESYHTHKHADDELLVSTNGWHHVFFVVEPGRSLAFYLDGERRFYEGNMPGYSPTATQYWSHETIGSWYGTRSPAWYDLMVGKLSDLRVYDAGLSGRQVARIYANTR, from the coding sequence ATGGACGAACGTAGGTCTACGAGGAGGCTGTTTCTGCAGACGAGCGGTGTCGCGGCGGCCGTCGGCCTCGCGGGGTGCAGCGGCATGCTCGGCGAGGACGACGACATCCAGGACACGGACGGCGACGGGGTCATCGACAGCGAAGATTACGCGCCGAGGGACTCCAGCGTCCAGCGGAAAGAACAGGTCGGAGGTGGCGACTCGACCGAGACCACGGCGGAGACCACGACGGAGGAGACGACCGAAGCGACGACAGAAGAGACCACGACCGAAGCGACGACGGAGGAGACCACGACGGAAGAGACGACCACGGAGGAGCAGACCACGGCCGAACCGACCGAGGGGATGGTCGCACGGGACCGACTCGTGAGTCGGTGGCCCTTCGAGGTCGAACTGCGGGACGCCGTCGGCGACAACGACGCGCACGCCGAGCGAGGAGAACCGCGGTTCGGAACCTTCGACAGTCGCAGGGGCGTCCGACTCGACGGGAACGTCGGCATGATGATAGAGGAAGGGAAGAACGCCGAGTTGAGTATCATGTCCCGGAAGAGCGGGGCGTCTAGCATCGGTGGCTGGGTCTACTTCGATCGGAGTCGGGGCGCCCGAGACGCGAACGGCGACGGTGCGAAACACCACATCTTCCGGAAGGACGCCGAGTACGCCATCTCCGCAGTCCCGGCGAGCGCCGACACCGTCGAGATACGGCTCAACATCATGGACCAAGTGGCCGGCGAGTCGTACCACACCCACAAACACGCCGACGACGAGCTACTGGTCTCGACGAACGGTTGGCATCACGTGTTCTTCGTCGTCGAACCGGGGCGTTCGCTGGCGTTCTACCTCGACGGCGAACGACGGTTCTACGAGGGCAACATGCCGGGGTACAGTCCCACCGCCACTCAGTACTGGTCCCACGAGACCATCGGCAGTTGGTACGGGACCCGGAGTCCGGCGTGGTACGACCTGATGGTCGGCAAGCTGTCGGACTTGCGCGTCTACGACGCCGGTCTGTCGGGCAGGCAGGTGGCCCGAATCTACGCGAACACGCGGTGA
- a CDS encoding HFX_2341 family transcriptional regulator, with product MQTHIVPVGFDYDRLIAPLVRDQLDVDRVILLEGAVGSEANVEYSQNLSQKLEQDFRNLLGATTERVVVADVYDYDAAFEQAYDLINAELDEGREVWVNISSMPRTVSFAFATAAHSVMVEREQDREKIHTYYTAPEKYLETELAEELRRQMDLLEDLEEGVEDERVTDRLDSARDLLSEFDERGTTIGAKEIRGGHIVELPVASFSNVKPFEEVILFKLGEEGEFESVSELADALASELNEEYTDSFRSKVIYNVDRLGPGGKGYIEQEEHGKSYRTRLSRIGELWVRAHANGN from the coding sequence ATGCAAACCCACATCGTCCCGGTCGGCTTCGACTACGACCGGCTCATCGCGCCGCTCGTGCGCGACCAGTTGGACGTGGACCGCGTCATCCTGCTGGAGGGCGCGGTCGGGAGCGAGGCCAACGTCGAATACTCGCAGAACCTCTCCCAGAAACTCGAACAGGACTTCCGGAACCTGTTGGGCGCGACCACCGAGCGCGTCGTGGTCGCCGACGTGTACGACTACGACGCCGCCTTCGAGCAGGCCTACGACCTCATCAACGCCGAGTTGGACGAAGGTCGGGAGGTCTGGGTCAACATCTCCTCGATGCCTCGGACCGTCAGCTTCGCCTTTGCGACGGCGGCCCACTCCGTGATGGTCGAGCGCGAGCAGGACCGCGAGAAGATTCACACCTACTACACCGCCCCGGAGAAGTACCTCGAAACCGAACTCGCCGAGGAGCTACGCAGACAGATGGACCTGCTGGAGGACCTCGAAGAGGGTGTCGAAGACGAGCGCGTCACCGACCGCCTCGACAGCGCGCGGGACCTGCTCTCGGAGTTCGACGAGCGAGGCACCACCATCGGCGCGAAGGAGATTCGCGGCGGCCACATCGTGGAACTCCCGGTGGCGTCCTTCTCGAACGTCAAACCCTTCGAGGAGGTCATCCTGTTCAAACTCGGCGAAGAGGGCGAGTTCGAGTCGGTGTCGGAACTCGCCGACGCCCTCGCGAGCGAACTCAACGAGGAGTACACCGACAGCTTCCGGTCGAAGGTCATCTACAACGTCGATAGGTTGGGACCGGGCGGGAAAGGCTACATCGAGCAGGAGGAACACGGGAAGTCGTATCGGACGCGGCTTTCGCGGATTGGGGAGTTGTGGGTTCGAGCGCACGCGAATGGAAACTAG
- a CDS encoding DUF1405 domain-containing protein, with product MLPDRAVLPRYLAPLPESLEDFALRYAWVIVAVNLAGTAFGFWYYGFHPFPLGDPLITWQFAAEPPVMWPFVPDSPVATFFIAASLALWKLDRNSEVVNALAFFGCLKLGLWTPFTLLAFMEGFSYNSVLMYNFLFWSHLGMVAEAFLIHRYSDFPVGAVLVAVVWYGFNDVVDYFLPIVGTPHHTTLPAQELLETGFMSHSSPTHEIAAAGAVVITIAATFLALATRVKKLEGKLAR from the coding sequence ATGCTCCCCGACCGTGCGGTCCTGCCGCGCTATCTCGCGCCCCTGCCGGAGTCACTGGAGGACTTCGCCCTGCGGTACGCGTGGGTCATCGTCGCGGTCAACCTCGCCGGGACCGCCTTCGGCTTCTGGTACTACGGCTTCCACCCGTTCCCGCTCGGCGACCCGCTGATAACGTGGCAGTTCGCGGCCGAACCGCCCGTCATGTGGCCCTTCGTCCCCGACAGTCCGGTGGCGACGTTCTTCATCGCGGCCAGCCTCGCGCTCTGGAAGCTCGACCGGAATTCGGAGGTGGTGAACGCCTTGGCCTTCTTCGGCTGTCTCAAACTCGGCCTCTGGACGCCGTTCACCCTGTTGGCGTTCATGGAGGGCTTCTCGTACAACTCGGTGCTGATGTACAACTTCCTGTTCTGGAGCCACCTCGGGATGGTCGCCGAGGCGTTCCTGATTCACCGCTACAGCGACTTCCCGGTCGGTGCGGTCCTCGTCGCGGTGGTCTGGTACGGCTTCAACGACGTGGTGGACTACTTCCTCCCCATCGTCGGCACGCCCCACCACACGACTCTTCCGGCGCAGGAACTGTTAGAGACGGGGTTCATGTCCCACTCGTCGCCGACTCACGAAATCGCTGCGGCCGGGGCGGTCGTGATTACTATCGCGGCGACGTTCTTGGCGTTGGCGACGCGGGTGAAGAAGTTGGAAGGAAAGCTAGCGCGGTAG
- the pdxS gene encoding pyridoxal 5'-phosphate synthase lyase subunit PdxS has protein sequence MAEETDIEELKRGSELVKRGFARMQKGGVIMDVVNREQARIAEDAGAVAVMALEAVPADIRKRGGVARMADPADVEEIIDEVSIPVMGKSRIGHAKEAQILEAVGVDMIDESEVLTPADDRYHIDKREFTSPFVCGARNLGEALRRIEEGAAMIRTKGEAGTGDVNQAVHHQRNIKGAIRKIEGMTKEEREAFAREIEAPAHLVHETAEEGRLPVVNFAAGGIAMPADAALMMHHGCDGIFVGSGIFGAEDPEAMADAIVEATNNWDDPERLAAISKDIGSGMKGEANADLHEEEQLQGRGN, from the coding sequence ATGGCCGAAGAGACAGATATCGAGGAACTCAAGCGAGGGAGCGAACTCGTCAAGCGCGGGTTCGCGCGGATGCAGAAGGGCGGCGTCATCATGGACGTGGTGAACCGCGAGCAGGCACGCATCGCCGAGGACGCGGGCGCTGTCGCGGTGATGGCGCTCGAAGCCGTCCCGGCCGACATCCGCAAGCGCGGCGGCGTCGCCCGGATGGCCGACCCCGCCGACGTCGAGGAGATAATCGACGAGGTGTCGATTCCGGTGATGGGCAAGTCCCGTATCGGCCACGCGAAGGAGGCCCAGATTCTGGAGGCCGTCGGCGTGGACATGATCGACGAGTCGGAGGTCCTGACGCCCGCCGACGACCGTTACCACATCGACAAGCGCGAGTTCACCTCGCCGTTCGTCTGCGGCGCGCGCAACCTCGGCGAGGCCCTGCGGCGCATCGAGGAAGGCGCGGCGATGATTCGCACGAAGGGCGAGGCGGGCACCGGCGACGTGAATCAGGCGGTCCACCACCAGCGCAACATCAAGGGCGCGATTCGGAAGATAGAGGGCATGACGAAGGAGGAGCGCGAGGCGTTCGCCCGCGAGATAGAGGCCCCCGCGCATCTCGTCCACGAGACGGCCGAGGAGGGTCGCCTGCCGGTCGTCAACTTCGCGGCGGGTGGCATCGCCATGCCGGCGGACGCCGCGCTGATGATGCACCACGGCTGCGACGGCATCTTCGTCGGCTCGGGCATCTTCGGTGCCGAGGACCCCGAGGCGATGGCCGACGCCATCGTGGAGGCGACGAACAACTGGGACGACCCCGAGCGACTCGCGGCCATCAGCAAGGACATCGGCTCTGGCATGAAGGGCGAGGCCAACGCCGACCTGCACGAGGAAGAGCAGTTGCAGGGTCGCGGGAACTGA
- the ric gene encoding iron-sulfur cluster repair di-iron protein codes for MTETIDPATGLGQLVRDNPEFASVFESLGIDYCCGGDVPLERACEETDLELRTVLDRLADARSSDSAETDASAESLSELVDDVVETHHDYLRSELPSLERVVRKVARVHGDSHPELRDVESEFLDLKEEVTHHIEDEEENVFPELLKLDSEIPPADADDERIRDAIDHLESEHDAAASSLERIRDLTDGYEIPDDACTSYRNMLDRLQMLESDMHRHVHKENNVLFPEAEERLAAA; via the coding sequence ATGACAGAGACCATCGACCCCGCGACCGGCCTCGGACAGCTCGTCAGAGACAACCCCGAGTTCGCGTCCGTCTTCGAATCGCTCGGCATCGACTACTGCTGTGGCGGCGACGTACCGCTGGAGCGGGCCTGCGAGGAGACCGACCTCGAACTCCGGACCGTCCTCGACCGATTGGCAGACGCTCGGTCGTCCGACTCCGCGGAGACGGACGCGTCCGCCGAGTCGCTCTCGGAACTCGTGGACGACGTGGTCGAGACCCACCACGACTACCTCCGGTCGGAACTCCCGTCGCTCGAACGCGTCGTCCGGAAGGTCGCGCGCGTTCACGGCGATTCGCACCCCGAACTCCGCGACGTCGAGTCGGAGTTCCTCGACCTCAAGGAGGAGGTCACCCACCACATCGAAGACGAGGAGGAGAACGTCTTCCCCGAACTCCTGAAACTCGACAGCGAGATCCCGCCCGCCGACGCCGACGACGAGCGCATCCGCGACGCCATCGACCACCTCGAATCGGAACACGACGCGGCGGCGTCCAGCCTCGAACGGATTCGAGACCTGACCGACGGCTACGAGATTCCCGACGACGCCTGCACGAGCTACCGGAACATGCTCGACCGATTGCAGATGCTCGAATCGGACATGCACCGCCACGTCCACAAGGAGAACAACGTGCTGTTCCCCGAAGCCGAGGAACGGCTCGCCGCCGCGTAG
- a CDS encoding homoserine kinase, translated as MLTVRAPATSANLGSGFDVFGAALGHPADVVRVERASETTISVTGAGAEYVPTDPAENTAGVVARELDAPAHIRIDKGVRPSSGLGSSASSAAGAAVALNELYDRGLSDEELVWLAAEGEAVVSGDAHADNVAPSILGGFTVVTDGGITKIDADLPVVVCLPDIVVSTRDARDVVPDSVKMDQLVETVGNASTLVAGMARDDPELVGRGLTDPVVTPARAELVDGYDAVTEAAREAGATGVTISGAGPGVLAVCRHRGQRRDVAAAMVGAFGDAGVDARAYQTELGDGATFCR; from the coding sequence ATGCTCACGGTGCGGGCCCCGGCGACGAGTGCGAATCTCGGCAGTGGCTTCGACGTGTTCGGGGCGGCGTTGGGCCACCCCGCGGACGTGGTGCGAGTCGAACGCGCCAGCGAGACGACGATTTCGGTGACCGGCGCGGGCGCGGAGTACGTCCCGACCGACCCCGCGGAGAACACGGCGGGCGTCGTCGCCCGCGAACTCGACGCGCCCGCCCACATCCGAATCGACAAGGGCGTCCGCCCGTCGTCGGGCCTCGGCTCTTCGGCGTCGAGCGCCGCGGGCGCGGCGGTCGCGCTCAACGAACTCTACGACCGCGGTCTCTCGGACGAGGAGTTGGTCTGGCTCGCCGCGGAGGGCGAAGCGGTCGTCTCCGGCGACGCCCACGCCGACAACGTCGCGCCCTCGATTCTCGGCGGCTTCACCGTCGTCACCGACGGCGGCATCACGAAAATCGACGCCGACCTCCCGGTCGTGGTCTGTCTGCCCGACATCGTGGTCTCGACCCGCGACGCGCGCGACGTCGTCCCCGACTCCGTCAAGATGGACCAACTGGTCGAGACGGTCGGCAACGCCTCGACGCTGGTCGCGGGGATGGCCCGCGACGACCCGGAACTCGTGGGGCGCGGCCTGACCGACCCCGTGGTGACGCCCGCCCGCGCCGAACTCGTGGACGGCTACGACGCCGTCACCGAAGCGGCGCGCGAGGCGGGCGCGACCGGCGTCACGATTTCGGGCGCGGGTCCCGGCGTCTTGGCGGTGTGTCGCCACCGCGGCCAGCGCCGCGACGTTGCGGCCGCGATGGTCGGGGCCTTCGGCGACGCCGGGGTGGACGCCCGCGCCTACCAGACGGAACTCGGCGACGGAGCGACGTTCTGTCGGTGA
- a CDS encoding adenylate kinase: MDPHILILGAPGAGKGTQSDRIVSEFGVEHVTTGDALRSNKEMDIGHLDLEYDTPGEYMDRGELVPDVVVNEIVDKALSEADGYVLDGYPRNLEQAETLSEMTDLDAVLYLDVDEDVLVDRLTGRRVCEECGATYHVDFNPPEEEGVCDECGGDLYQREDDTEETARERIRVYEENTQPVVEFYDDEGRLVRIDGEQTPDEVWDDVRDAIEANA, translated from the coding sequence ATGGACCCGCACATTCTGATACTGGGCGCACCGGGCGCAGGTAAAGGAACGCAGAGCGACCGCATCGTCTCGGAGTTCGGCGTCGAACACGTCACGACGGGCGACGCGCTCCGCTCGAACAAGGAGATGGACATCGGCCACCTCGACTTGGAGTACGACACGCCGGGCGAGTACATGGACCGAGGCGAACTCGTCCCCGACGTGGTCGTCAACGAGATCGTCGACAAGGCCCTCTCGGAGGCCGACGGCTACGTCCTCGACGGCTATCCCCGAAACCTCGAACAGGCCGAGACCCTCTCGGAGATGACCGACCTCGACGCCGTCCTCTACCTCGACGTGGACGAGGACGTGCTGGTGGACCGACTGACGGGCCGGCGCGTCTGCGAGGAGTGCGGCGCGACCTACCACGTCGATTTCAACCCGCCCGAGGAGGAGGGCGTCTGCGACGAGTGCGGCGGCGACCTCTACCAGCGCGAGGACGACACCGAGGAGACGGCCCGCGAGCGCATCCGCGTCTACGAGGAGAACACCCAACCGGTCGTGGAGTTCTACGACGACGAGGGCCGTCTGGTCCGCATCGACGGCGAGCAGACCCCCGACGAGGTCTGGGACGACGTGAGAGACGCCATCGAAGCGAACGCCTGA
- a CDS encoding DUF106 domain-containing protein, whose protein sequence is MARTADKIESLIADDSAMADALAVVYDRTDGGSDRIEWADVNDALTSGQWGRLIEKDVLESVGDEFRLADPDAVETALDDDVPSTTVSTSTPDGEDADIDSEESSWTTWDKLAAVGAGGLFLGYSQNSVRNVVGSTVEIFIGPVDSVLPFYVVVLVVALLTGLFSTLLQANLMDMDKMSAYQERMKAIQDKRKEARERGDDEALEQIREEQMDAMGDQLGMFKEQFRPMVWTMFVTIPVFLWIYWMVLDGHVATGETQIVAPLIGEATWRAKVLGPMQMWIIWYFLCSMSLTQLIRKSLNIQTTPT, encoded by the coding sequence ATGGCACGGACCGCGGACAAAATCGAGTCGCTCATCGCCGACGATTCGGCGATGGCCGACGCCCTAGCGGTCGTCTACGACCGCACCGACGGCGGTTCCGACCGCATCGAGTGGGCCGACGTCAACGACGCCCTCACGAGCGGACAGTGGGGCCGACTCATCGAAAAGGACGTGTTGGAGAGCGTCGGCGACGAGTTCCGACTCGCCGACCCCGACGCCGTCGAGACGGCGCTGGACGACGACGTACCGAGTACGACGGTTTCGACCTCGACACCGGACGGCGAGGACGCGGACATCGACTCGGAGGAATCGTCGTGGACCACGTGGGACAAACTCGCCGCGGTCGGCGCTGGTGGGTTGTTCCTCGGCTACTCCCAGAACTCGGTTCGCAACGTCGTCGGGAGTACGGTCGAGATATTCATCGGTCCCGTAGACAGCGTGTTGCCCTTCTACGTCGTCGTGTTGGTCGTCGCGCTCCTGACCGGACTGTTCAGCACCCTCCTCCAAGCGAACCTGATGGACATGGACAAGATGAGCGCCTATCAGGAGCGCATGAAGGCGATTCAGGACAAGCGCAAGGAGGCCCGCGAGCGCGGCGACGACGAGGCGCTCGAACAGATTCGCGAGGAGCAGATGGACGCGATGGGCGACCAGTTGGGCATGTTCAAAGAGCAGTTCCGCCCGATGGTCTGGACGATGTTCGTCACCATCCCCGTCTTCCTCTGGATATACTGGATGGTGCTGGACGGCCACGTGGCGACCGGTGAGACCCAAATCGTCGCGCCGCTCATCGGCGAGGCGACGTGGCGGGCGAAGGTCCTCGGCCCGATGCAGATGTGGATCATCTGGTACTTCCTCTGCTCGATGAGCCTGACCCAACTCATCCGGAAGTCGCTGAACATCCAGACCACGCCGACGTAA
- the cmk gene encoding (d)CMP kinase: protein MLITVSGPPGSGKSTTASELADTLGFDHISGGDIFRELADERDYTTLEFNKLAEEDDQIDRDLDRRLQQIAAERDDVVLESRLAGWLAGDHADFRIWLDAPLEVRAERIADREDKAVEATREETAARQGSEAERYREYYGIDITDLTIYDLSVNTARWDAPAVLDMLVTAIDEYDPETDEGKYPVDSDYDF from the coding sequence ATGCTAATTACGGTCTCCGGACCTCCGGGTAGCGGTAAGAGTACGACCGCCTCGGAGTTGGCGGACACGCTCGGATTCGACCACATCAGCGGCGGAGACATCTTCCGCGAGTTGGCCGACGAGCGCGACTACACCACCCTCGAATTCAACAAACTCGCCGAGGAGGACGACCAGATAGACCGCGATTTGGACCGTCGCCTCCAGCAGATCGCCGCCGAGCGCGACGACGTGGTGCTGGAGTCCCGGCTCGCCGGGTGGCTGGCGGGCGACCACGCCGACTTCCGCATCTGGCTCGACGCGCCCCTCGAGGTCCGCGCGGAACGCATCGCCGACCGCGAGGACAAGGCCGTCGAAGCGACCCGCGAGGAGACCGCGGCTCGCCAGGGGAGCGAGGCCGAGCGCTACCGCGAGTACTACGGCATCGACATCACCGACCTCACCATCTACGACCTCTCTGTCAACACGGCTCGGTGGGACGCCCCCGCAGTGCTGGACATGCTCGTGACGGCCATCGACGAGTACGACCCCGAGACCGACGAAGGCAAGTACCCCGTGGATTCGGATTACGATTTCTGA
- a CDS encoding RNA-guided pseudouridylation complex pseudouridine synthase subunit Cbf5 — MLRGPPDERTPDELLAFGVVNLDKPPGPSAHQVAAWVRDMAEVEQAAHAGTLDPKVTGCLPVLTGAATRLSQVFLEGSKEYVAVLELHDDAPADIEAIVAEFEGPLYQKPPRKSAVARRLRVREVYDLDVLEVRDRQALLRIRCESGTYIRKLCHDLGLALGTGAHMGHLRRTGTDPFDDSTLVTMEDLADGLGRWREDEEDDWLREVVQPAERALTHLPAVTIAPSAAEQVARGAQVYAPGVIDAEDADEGQLVACFTPDGAAVCLGTMMGDADADEGLVVELERVLV; from the coding sequence ATGCTCCGCGGACCACCGGACGAACGGACCCCCGACGAACTGCTCGCCTTCGGCGTCGTGAACCTCGACAAGCCGCCCGGCCCCTCCGCTCATCAGGTCGCGGCGTGGGTCCGGGACATGGCCGAGGTCGAACAGGCCGCCCACGCCGGAACTTTGGACCCGAAAGTCACGGGCTGTCTCCCGGTGCTGACCGGCGCGGCGACCCGCCTCTCGCAGGTGTTTCTGGAGGGAAGCAAGGAGTACGTCGCAGTGCTGGAACTCCACGACGACGCTCCCGCCGACATCGAGGCCATCGTCGCGGAGTTCGAGGGACCGCTCTACCAGAAGCCCCCGAGGAAGAGCGCGGTCGCTCGCCGACTCCGCGTCCGGGAGGTCTACGACCTCGACGTGCTGGAGGTCCGCGACCGACAGGCGCTCCTCCGGATTCGCTGCGAGAGCGGGACCTACATCCGAAAGCTCTGTCACGACCTCGGACTGGCGCTCGGGACGGGCGCGCACATGGGCCACCTCCGCCGGACCGGAACCGACCCCTTCGACGACTCGACGCTGGTGACGATGGAGGACCTCGCGGACGGACTAGGGAGATGGCGCGAGGACGAGGAGGACGACTGGCTCCGGGAGGTCGTCCAACCGGCCGAGCGCGCGCTGACGCACCTTCCCGCGGTGACGATTGCGCCGAGCGCGGCCGAGCAGGTCGCACGGGGCGCGCAGGTGTACGCGCCGGGCGTCATCGACGCCGAGGACGCCGACGAGGGCCAACTGGTCGCCTGTTTCACGCCGGACGGGGCCGCGGTCTGTCTCGGAACGATGATGGGGGACGCCGATGCGGACGAGGGGTTGGTGGTCGAGTTGGAGCGCGTGTTGGTGTAG
- a CDS encoding succinylglutamate desuccinylase/aspartoacylase family protein: MQLGTAESEPGELVTGWLDVTDLPTGTPERLPVLVAEGEEDGPTLWITAAIHGNEVTGLAVAQDVMTDELAAEIRGTVVCIPNLNPAGLRRTTRTSYYDDEDPNRYFPDPDAESSRPPSVQQLVDERVYEAFEDSADALVDLHTAHVGSMPFLIRDRVLYGDQRTEDEARELADDLESLVDAFGMPVVNEYAAAEYTEQNLQRSTAGAALNNAGIPAFTAELGGHAVVEEDTREAGVTGVRNVMRELDVLPGDPDPGAVGPEPPVEYPVKRAVHPHTETPGIARHRVEAGDVVSEGDVIADVCTPHGESKATVESDHDGYVIGRMHGVAVYENDALASLAVRDDGDLVVPRDANEDGTAENEADESDGASA; the protein is encoded by the coding sequence ATGCAACTCGGAACCGCAGAGTCCGAACCCGGCGAACTCGTCACGGGGTGGCTCGACGTGACCGACCTCCCGACGGGCACCCCCGAGCGACTCCCCGTCCTCGTCGCGGAGGGCGAAGAAGACGGCCCGACGCTCTGGATTACGGCCGCCATCCACGGCAACGAGGTCACGGGCCTCGCGGTCGCGCAGGACGTGATGACCGACGAGTTGGCCGCCGAAATCCGGGGCACAGTGGTCTGCATCCCGAACCTCAACCCCGCGGGTCTGCGGCGCACCACCCGCACCTCCTACTACGACGACGAGGACCCCAACCGCTACTTCCCCGACCCCGACGCCGAGAGCAGTCGCCCGCCGAGCGTCCAGCAACTCGTGGACGAGCGCGTCTACGAGGCCTTCGAGGATTCGGCGGACGCGCTCGTGGACCTCCACACCGCCCACGTCGGATCGATGCCGTTCCTGATTCGGGACAGAGTTCTCTACGGAGACCAGCGCACCGAGGACGAGGCCCGCGAACTCGCGGACGACCTCGAATCGCTCGTGGACGCCTTCGGCATGCCGGTCGTCAACGAGTACGCCGCTGCGGAGTACACCGAGCAGAACCTCCAGCGCTCGACCGCGGGCGCGGCGCTAAACAACGCCGGCATCCCGGCGTTCACCGCGGAGTTAGGCGGCCACGCCGTCGTGGAGGAGGACACCCGCGAGGCCGGCGTCACGGGCGTCCGAAACGTGATGCGCGAACTCGACGTTCTCCCCGGCGACCCCGACCCCGGCGCGGTCGGCCCGGAGCCACCGGTCGAGTACCCCGTCAAACGCGCGGTCCACCCTCACACCGAGACGCCGGGCATCGCGCGCCACCGCGTCGAAGCGGGCGACGTGGTGTCCGAAGGCGACGTGATTGCGGACGTCTGCACGCCTCACGGGGAGTCGAAGGCGACCGTCGAGTCCGACCACGACGGCTACGTCATCGGACGCATGCACGGCGTCGCGGTCTACGAGAACGACGCGCTAGCGAGTCTGGCGGTCCGCGACGATGGCGACCTCGTGGTCCCGCGCGATGCGAACGAGGACGGGACAGCGGAGAACGAGGCGGACGAGAGCGACGGAGCGTCCGCTTGA